Proteins encoded in a region of the Sphingomonas japonica genome:
- a CDS encoding carboxylesterase/lipase family protein, with protein sequence MRIGTALLALALFTVTAAADPPVVQVTGGAVRGEQQPDRLLFQGIRFAAPPLADNRWRAPRPVTAWQGVADATRQAPACLQNDYGWNRADHVYASEDCLTLAVGTPALTGKRPVFVWIHGGSNRAGSGGGMASSSMVGKDVVVVSIQYRLGIFGFLAHRGAVVDGAAGNYGLMDQIAALRWVQDNIASFGGDPANVTIAGESAGAQDVGLLVASPQARGSFAKAVLQSGTPNFGLPVRPLEQALRIGDQADALLGTGGDIARLRSASAASLLAADLKLHDAVLTADDYLWLRTTVDGKVIPADPIALMRRAQSRPVLIGSNRFELDLPGGRPARDAFVALSFAGQEGAARRFYVLGGRDAAPDPRMGTIDQQIATDATFRCPAGRMADAVAERGAPVWRYELDAARDGRMTAHALDISYIWGEDRAGGLHLQDYWANFARTGDPNGPGLPQWPRYDMRSRRHIVFTNQGAGVAAMLRADICSLTEAL encoded by the coding sequence ATGCGCATCGGGACGGCGCTTCTGGCCCTTGCGCTGTTCACGGTCACTGCCGCCGCCGACCCGCCGGTCGTGCAAGTCACAGGCGGAGCGGTCCGGGGAGAGCAGCAGCCGGACCGCCTGCTGTTCCAGGGCATCCGCTTCGCCGCACCGCCGCTTGCCGACAATCGCTGGCGAGCACCGCGCCCGGTGACGGCGTGGCAGGGCGTCGCCGACGCCACGCGGCAGGCGCCGGCCTGCCTCCAGAACGACTATGGCTGGAACCGCGCCGATCACGTCTATGCCAGCGAGGATTGCCTGACGCTGGCGGTCGGCACGCCTGCGCTCACCGGCAAGCGCCCGGTGTTCGTATGGATCCACGGCGGCAGCAACCGCGCCGGATCGGGCGGCGGGATGGCGTCGAGTTCGATGGTCGGCAAGGATGTCGTTGTCGTGTCGATCCAGTACCGGCTCGGCATCTTTGGTTTCCTCGCGCACCGCGGCGCCGTCGTGGATGGTGCTGCGGGCAATTACGGGCTGATGGACCAGATCGCCGCGCTCCGCTGGGTACAAGACAACATCGCCAGCTTCGGCGGCGATCCTGCCAATGTCACGATCGCCGGCGAAAGCGCGGGTGCGCAGGATGTCGGCCTGCTCGTCGCCAGTCCGCAGGCGCGCGGCTCGTTCGCCAAGGCGGTACTGCAATCGGGCACGCCCAATTTCGGGCTGCCGGTACGCCCACTCGAACAGGCGCTGCGCATCGGCGATCAGGCCGACGCGCTGCTCGGCACCGGCGGCGACATCGCGCGGCTGCGATCGGCATCGGCGGCGTCGCTGCTGGCGGCGGACCTAAAGCTTCACGACGCGGTGCTTACCGCCGATGACTATCTGTGGCTACGCACAACGGTCGATGGCAAGGTCATCCCAGCCGACCCGATCGCGCTGATGCGGCGCGCGCAGTCGCGACCGGTGCTGATCGGATCGAACCGGTTCGAGCTCGATCTGCCCGGCGGACGCCCCGCGCGCGACGCGTTCGTGGCCCTGAGCTTTGCCGGGCAAGAAGGAGCGGCGCGGCGGTTCTACGTGCTTGGCGGCCGCGATGCCGCGCCCGACCCCCGGATGGGCACGATCGACCAGCAGATTGCAACCGATGCAACGTTCCGCTGCCCTGCCGGCCGGATGGCGGATGCCGTGGCCGAGCGCGGCGCGCCGGTGTGGCGCTACGAACTCGACGCCGCGCGTGACGGGCGCATGACGGCGCACGCGCTCGACATCAGCTATATCTGGGGTGAAGACCGCGCAGGGGGCCTGCATCTCCAGGACTATTGGGCCAACTTCGCTCGCACCGGCGATCCCAACGGTCCGGGGCTGCCGCAATGGCCCCGCTACGACATGCGCAGCCGGCGCCACATCGTCTTCACCAACCAGGGCGCAGGTGTGGCTGCCATGCTGCGCGCCGACATCTGCTCGCTGACGGAGGCCTTATGA
- a CDS encoding glycosyl hydrolase 2 galactose-binding domain-containing protein gives MRSIWLAATMLAGAATSAQGQDILPAAAMEAPAATNLGPYNASFLEGSIGIDRPVANADALTAADAPYTLSTWVRPTARQTGAVVLIALGTPGGACRCLVLRDGRPVAIDGTASVSAGGAIAAGRWTHITASSDGRRLTLYVDGKRVRETNAPAAGVSPQIGIAPVTDRHFGGTLVGAQVTPRALPTEQVAAMVAQRPNFDLVQLWRVGVGWEWQNKANTGLWKQQDPWTLPQSDTAYSDPVATPLPSAPAMQQLEPGRWQINGWQLAAAPDVTANGAALSRPGAATGKWHVATVPGTVLQTLVDRGVYPDPYFGLNNLKIPEKLARQEYWYRTSFTVPAEAAGRKLTLVFGGINYAAEMWANGRRLGDTTGAFIRGQFDYVPVAGENVIAVRVSPPPHPGIPHEQSIAGGVGENGGQMAIDGPTFVATEGWDWIPGIRDRNTGMWRNVELLAHGDVRILDPQIVTDLPLPRTDVADVYITVPVRNPTVSIKTVVVKASFGGISVEKTVQAAPGITQVRFAPSEFKQLTVAKPRLWWPNGYGAPELYDIAFEVSADGKPSDRKTDRFGIREVSYDLSLFDTAGKLRRVNVQTTNGKLAGSKLIDVRHEEIKQSPRGWAESLTAAGEASKAVTAIDETLPEPHLTIRVNGVRIAARGGNWGMDDAMKRVSYDWLKPYFRLQKEAHMNIIRNWMGNNTEEEFYDLADEHGMMVMNDFWASTQNFQVEPQDPQLFLANARDTIARYRNHPSIILWFGRNEGVPQPILNEGLDDAVFDLDGTRWFTGSSNVVNLQGSGPYNYRPPAGYFTDLASGFSVETGTPSLSTLESVRSYVPAQDRWPLSDTLAYHDWHFAGNGDTRTFMTTLATMFGQATSLEDFERKAQMMNLETHKAMYEGFLGHLWTKNSGRLLWMTHPAWPSNAWQIYSWDYDTHAAYYGAKKATEPLHVQLNLPDNALVVLNTTQGDAKGLRVRSRVVGLDNSELFAREDRLDALANRATRLAALPLAELFEANPMLLVSLQLIDRDGTVVSDNFYWRGRDEASYQALNDLAPVTLTASAAAPVAAGEDKAVTVTLTNPTATPALNAKLTLIDDVGERILPAFYSDNYVALLPGETRTISVRYPARVTATPRFTLRGWNVTQAQIGS, from the coding sequence ATGCGCTCGATCTGGCTGGCAGCGACCATGCTCGCAGGCGCCGCAACGTCGGCGCAGGGACAGGACATCCTGCCGGCGGCGGCGATGGAAGCACCCGCCGCGACCAATCTGGGTCCTTACAATGCCAGCTTCCTCGAAGGATCGATCGGCATCGATCGGCCTGTTGCCAATGCCGACGCGCTGACGGCCGCGGACGCACCCTATACGTTGTCCACCTGGGTGCGCCCGACCGCGCGGCAGACGGGCGCGGTAGTGCTGATCGCGCTCGGGACGCCCGGCGGCGCCTGCCGCTGCCTCGTGCTGCGCGACGGTCGGCCGGTGGCGATCGACGGCACGGCGAGCGTTTCCGCCGGGGGGGCGATCGCGGCTGGCCGCTGGACGCACATCACGGCAAGTTCGGATGGCCGGCGCCTGACGCTGTATGTCGATGGCAAGCGCGTTCGCGAGACGAACGCCCCTGCGGCAGGCGTATCTCCGCAGATCGGCATCGCGCCGGTCACCGACCGGCATTTCGGCGGCACGCTGGTCGGCGCGCAAGTGACGCCGCGCGCGCTGCCGACCGAGCAGGTCGCCGCGATGGTCGCGCAGCGCCCCAATTTCGATCTCGTCCAGCTGTGGCGGGTCGGCGTCGGTTGGGAATGGCAAAACAAGGCCAATACCGGGCTGTGGAAACAGCAGGATCCGTGGACGCTGCCGCAAAGCGACACCGCCTACAGCGATCCTGTTGCCACGCCGCTACCGAGCGCACCCGCCATGCAGCAACTCGAGCCCGGCCGCTGGCAGATCAACGGCTGGCAGCTCGCTGCCGCGCCCGATGTCACGGCGAACGGTGCGGCGCTGTCGCGGCCGGGCGCTGCGACCGGGAAATGGCATGTAGCTACCGTGCCGGGAACGGTGCTTCAGACCCTGGTCGATCGCGGCGTCTATCCCGATCCCTATTTCGGGCTCAACAACCTCAAGATTCCCGAAAAGCTGGCGCGGCAGGAGTACTGGTACCGTACCAGCTTCACCGTCCCGGCGGAGGCGGCGGGCAGGAAGCTGACGCTGGTGTTCGGCGGCATCAACTATGCCGCCGAGATGTGGGCGAACGGGCGGCGGCTGGGCGACACCACGGGCGCGTTCATCCGCGGGCAGTTCGACTATGTCCCGGTCGCGGGCGAGAATGTCATCGCGGTGCGCGTCTCGCCGCCGCCGCATCCCGGTATCCCGCACGAACAGTCGATCGCCGGCGGCGTCGGCGAGAATGGCGGGCAGATGGCGATCGATGGTCCGACGTTTGTCGCCACGGAGGGCTGGGACTGGATCCCCGGCATCCGCGACCGCAACACCGGCATGTGGCGCAATGTCGAGCTGCTGGCGCATGGCGACGTCCGCATCCTCGACCCGCAGATCGTCACCGACCTGCCGCTGCCGCGCACCGATGTCGCCGATGTCTATATCACCGTGCCGGTGCGCAACCCGACCGTGTCGATCAAGACGGTGGTGGTGAAGGCGAGCTTTGGCGGGATCAGCGTCGAAAAGACGGTTCAGGCTGCACCCGGCATCACTCAGGTTCGCTTCGCGCCGTCCGAGTTCAAGCAACTGACCGTCGCCAAGCCCCGGCTGTGGTGGCCCAACGGCTATGGCGCGCCCGAGCTGTACGATATCGCGTTCGAGGTGAGCGCCGACGGCAAGCCCTCGGATCGCAAGACCGATCGCTTCGGCATCCGCGAGGTCAGCTACGACCTGTCGCTGTTCGATACCGCGGGCAAGCTGCGCCGCGTCAATGTCCAGACCACCAACGGCAAGCTGGCGGGCAGCAAGCTGATCGACGTGCGTCATGAGGAGATCAAGCAGAGCCCGCGCGGCTGGGCTGAATCGCTGACCGCGGCGGGGGAAGCGTCCAAGGCGGTGACCGCGATCGACGAGACGTTGCCCGAACCGCATCTGACGATCCGCGTCAACGGCGTGCGCATCGCCGCGCGCGGCGGCAACTGGGGCATGGACGACGCGATGAAGCGCGTCAGCTACGATTGGCTCAAGCCGTATTTCCGCCTCCAGAAAGAGGCGCACATGAACATCATCCGCAACTGGATGGGCAACAATACCGAGGAAGAGTTCTACGACCTCGCCGACGAGCACGGCATGATGGTGATGAACGATTTCTGGGCATCGACACAGAATTTTCAGGTCGAGCCGCAGGACCCGCAGCTGTTCCTCGCCAACGCCCGCGACACCATCGCGCGCTATCGCAACCACCCGTCGATCATCCTGTGGTTCGGCCGCAACGAAGGTGTGCCCCAACCGATCCTCAACGAGGGACTGGACGACGCGGTATTCGATCTCGACGGCACGCGCTGGTTCACCGGATCGTCGAACGTCGTCAATCTGCAAGGGTCGGGGCCATATAATTACCGTCCGCCCGCCGGATATTTCACCGATCTCGCCAGCGGTTTTTCGGTCGAAACCGGCACGCCATCGCTGTCGACGCTGGAATCGGTGCGCAGCTATGTCCCCGCGCAGGATCGCTGGCCGCTGTCCGACACGCTGGCCTATCACGACTGGCATTTTGCCGGGAACGGCGACACCAGGACGTTCATGACGACGCTCGCCACGATGTTCGGGCAAGCGACCAGCTTGGAGGATTTCGAGCGCAAGGCGCAGATGATGAACCTCGAGACGCACAAGGCCATGTATGAGGGGTTCCTGGGCCATCTGTGGACCAAGAACAGCGGGCGGCTGCTTTGGATGACGCATCCGGCATGGCCGTCGAATGCGTGGCAGATCTATTCGTGGGATTACGACACCCACGCGGCCTATTACGGGGCCAAGAAGGCGACCGAGCCGCTCCACGTCCAGCTCAACCTGCCCGACAACGCGCTGGTCGTGCTCAACACCACTCAGGGCGATGCCAAGGGGCTGCGGGTGCGGTCGCGCGTCGTCGGGCTCGACAATTCCGAGCTGTTCGCGCGCGAGGATCGCCTCGATGCGCTCGCCAACCGCGCGACGCGGCTGGCGGCGCTTCCGCTCGCCGAACTGTTCGAGGCCAACCCGATGCTGCTGGTCAGCCTGCAGCTGATCGACCGGGACGGCACGGTGGTGTCCGACAATTTCTATTGGCGCGGGCGCGACGAAGCGTCGTACCAGGCGCTCAACGATCTCGCGCCGGTCACGCTGACTGCAAGCGCGGCGGCACCGGTGGCAGCAGGGGAGGACAAGGCGGTGACGGTGACGCTGACCAACCCGACCGCAACGCCCGCGCTCAATGCCAAGCTGACGCTTATCGACGACGTCGGCGAACGCATCCTGCCGGCCTTCTATTCCGACAACTATGTTGCGTTGCTGCCCGGAGAGACGCGCACCATCAGCGTGCGTTACCCGGCGCGCGTCACCGCCACGCCACGGTTCACGCTGCGGGGATGGAATGTGACGCAGGCGCAGATCGGGTCGTGA
- a CDS encoding glycoside hydrolase family 3 protein translates to MFARTTSLIALLALSSTALAQTAPPVPPQTAVDPSIWPAPKWPYATNPQHEARIADMLKKMSLEEKVGQVLQADIASVTPDDVRKYHLGSVLNGGNSAPDNDEFAPPEKWLALADRFYDASMDRSDGKLPIPIFWGTDAVHGHSNIVGATLFPHNIGLGAARDPDLIERIGAATALEVRATGQEWTFAPTITVPQDYRWGRAYEGYSSDPKLVASYVGRMIKGLQGEPGGESVMAGPHVIASTKHYLADGGTTDGRDQGDAQISETELRDTHGIPYVPAIEAGVETVMTSFSSWNGTKIAGHKGLVTNILKERMNFGGLVVTDWNAHGQVAGCTNASCPQALLAGIDMYMAPDSWRDLYGTLLKQVKDGTVPMTRLDDAVARILRVKLRMGLFDVGKPSARPHSGDWKMLGAPEHRAIAREAVRKSLVLLKHQGSVLPIRAGAKVLVAGDGADDIGRQSGGWTLTWQGTGLDNSRFPGATSIYKGLSDAITATGGTATLSPDGSFSAKPDVAVVVFGETPYAEFQGDRKTLQLSDELSQPFATMKKLKAAGIPVVAVMITGRPLFVNPALNTADAFVVAWLPGSEGAGLADVLVQRRDRRAPYDFTGKLPTPWPATADAKGAALYPFGYGLTIAGAAQPWKPLSEDPGVADAATQGVFLERGLPAPSWSFYVSDQPADQTRITTVPLEALGGRASVTATDHIVQEGARRFDIKSGSAMISLATQAPIDLTRETNGDVLLVTTIRRDGAIGGPVTIGQRTGPGGATVPADLIAKLPQGQWTRVGIPLKCFAGAGANMASIDEPFQLRLAGGGSLSLARVALGTDADQRISCP, encoded by the coding sequence ATGTTTGCTCGCACCACCAGCTTGATCGCGCTGCTTGCGCTTTCGTCCACCGCGCTGGCGCAGACCGCCCCCCCCGTACCGCCACAAACTGCGGTCGATCCGTCGATCTGGCCGGCGCCGAAATGGCCCTATGCCACCAATCCGCAGCATGAGGCGCGCATCGCCGACATGCTCAAGAAGATGTCGCTCGAGGAAAAGGTCGGCCAGGTGCTGCAGGCCGATATCGCCAGCGTCACCCCCGACGACGTCCGCAAATATCACCTCGGGTCGGTCCTGAACGGCGGCAATTCCGCGCCCGACAATGACGAGTTCGCGCCGCCCGAAAAATGGCTGGCGCTCGCCGATCGCTTCTACGACGCATCGATGGACCGCAGCGACGGCAAGCTGCCCATCCCGATCTTCTGGGGCACAGACGCAGTCCACGGCCATTCGAATATCGTCGGGGCGACGCTGTTCCCGCACAATATCGGCCTGGGCGCGGCGCGCGATCCCGATTTGATCGAGCGGATCGGCGCCGCCACCGCGCTCGAAGTCCGCGCCACCGGACAGGAATGGACCTTCGCGCCGACCATCACCGTGCCGCAGGACTATCGCTGGGGCCGTGCCTATGAAGGCTATTCGTCCGATCCGAAGCTGGTCGCCAGCTATGTCGGCCGGATGATCAAGGGGCTGCAGGGCGAACCCGGCGGCGAAAGCGTCATGGCCGGACCGCACGTCATCGCCTCGACCAAGCACTACCTCGCCGACGGCGGCACCACCGACGGCCGCGACCAGGGTGATGCGCAGATTTCCGAAACCGAGCTGCGCGATACCCACGGCATCCCCTATGTTCCTGCGATCGAAGCCGGGGTCGAAACGGTGATGACCAGCTTTTCGAGCTGGAACGGCACCAAGATCGCCGGCCATAAGGGGCTGGTCACCAACATCCTCAAGGAACGGATGAACTTCGGCGGGCTGGTCGTCACCGACTGGAACGCGCACGGCCAGGTGGCGGGTTGCACCAATGCCAGCTGTCCGCAGGCGCTGCTCGCCGGGATCGACATGTACATGGCGCCCGACAGCTGGCGCGATCTCTATGGCACGCTGCTGAAGCAGGTGAAGGACGGCACCGTGCCGATGACGCGGCTCGACGACGCCGTCGCCCGCATTCTGCGCGTCAAGCTGCGCATGGGACTGTTCGATGTCGGCAAGCCTTCGGCGCGGCCGCATTCGGGCGACTGGAAGATGCTCGGCGCGCCCGAGCACCGCGCGATCGCGCGCGAGGCGGTGCGCAAGTCACTTGTCCTGCTCAAGCATCAGGGCAGCGTGCTGCCGATCCGCGCCGGTGCCAAGGTACTGGTCGCAGGCGACGGTGCCGACGATATCGGGCGCCAGTCGGGCGGCTGGACGCTGACCTGGCAGGGTACGGGGCTCGACAACAGCCGCTTCCCCGGCGCTACGTCGATCTACAAGGGCCTGTCGGACGCGATCACCGCGACGGGTGGCACCGCGACGCTGTCGCCCGACGGCAGCTTTAGCGCCAAGCCCGATGTCGCGGTCGTCGTGTTCGGGGAGACGCCCTATGCCGAATTCCAGGGCGATCGCAAGACGCTGCAGCTGAGCGACGAGCTCAGCCAGCCATTCGCGACGATGAAGAAGCTCAAGGCCGCCGGCATTCCCGTCGTCGCGGTGATGATCACCGGCAGGCCGCTGTTCGTGAACCCCGCGCTCAACACCGCGGACGCCTTCGTCGTCGCATGGTTGCCGGGGTCGGAAGGCGCCGGACTGGCCGACGTCCTCGTCCAGCGCAGGGATCGCCGCGCGCCGTACGACTTCACCGGCAAATTGCCGACGCCGTGGCCCGCCACCGCCGATGCCAAGGGTGCGGCGCTCTATCCGTTCGGCTATGGCCTCACGATCGCGGGTGCGGCGCAGCCATGGAAGCCGCTGTCCGAAGATCCGGGCGTCGCGGACGCGGCGACGCAGGGCGTGTTCCTCGAGCGCGGCCTGCCGGCACCGTCCTGGTCGTTCTACGTCAGCGACCAGCCTGCCGACCAGACGCGCATCACCACGGTGCCGCTCGAAGCGCTGGGCGGACGCGCGAGCGTGACTGCGACCGACCATATCGTCCAGGAAGGCGCACGCCGCTTCGACATCAAGTCCGGCTCGGCGATGATCTCGCTCGCGACGCAGGCGCCCATCGACCTGACGCGCGAAACCAATGGCGACGTGCTGCTGGTGACGACGATCCGGCGCGACGGCGCGATCGGTGGACCGGTGACGATCGGCCAGCGCACCGGCCCCGGCGGCGCCACCGTTCCCGCCGACCTGATCGCCAAACTGCCACAGGGGCAATGGACCCGCGTCGGGATTCCGCTGAAATGCTTCGCTGGCGCAGGCGCCAACATGGCGAGCATCGACGAACCCTTCCAGCTGCGCCTTGCCGGTGGCGGCAGCTTGTCGCTGGCGCGCGTGGCGCTCGGCACTGACGCGGATCAGCGAATTTCCTGCCCCTGA
- a CDS encoding MFS transporter — protein sequence MTTRARGTMGAFAAVTTLFFAWGFITSLIDPLVAAVKGVFSLSDIEAQLSASAFFIAYGVVSLPAAVLVARRRAVPSILIALGTMIAGCVVMLIAANLALYPLVLLGLFILASGITILQVAANPLAAALGDPKFSHFRLTFSQAFNSVGTFIGPYIGAVLFLDGLEVKEGVAVTDAVRASALIGIDRAYFWLAGLIAVLLVFFVFARRTVEAAAPATAPHASGIAETLREALSSRWAVLGGAAIFLYVGAEVAIGTQMALFLNSNAVWGLSDAPAAVGPLARFMALDSDPGVSLQEAAKAVSLYWGGAMVGRIIGSALLARVNASVLLAIFTAAAAAMCGYVFAIGGVGAGYVALSIGLFNSIMFPTIFTLTLERSTASQEATSGFLCTAIVGGAFIPPLVGSVSQATGYAAAFVVPMLCYLALCGFALLSRGAGVVLRDEPAAASIH from the coding sequence ATGACGACACGCGCGCGCGGAACGATGGGGGCCTTTGCCGCCGTCACCACCTTGTTCTTCGCCTGGGGGTTCATCACCTCGCTGATCGACCCGCTGGTCGCAGCGGTGAAGGGCGTGTTCAGCCTGTCGGACATCGAGGCGCAGCTCTCCGCCTCGGCATTCTTCATCGCGTACGGCGTGGTGTCGCTGCCCGCCGCGGTGCTGGTCGCGCGGCGGCGGGCCGTGCCGTCGATCCTGATCGCGCTCGGTACGATGATCGCGGGCTGCGTCGTGATGCTGATTGCCGCCAACCTCGCGCTCTATCCGCTGGTGCTGCTGGGGCTGTTCATCCTGGCGAGCGGCATCACCATCCTGCAGGTCGCGGCCAACCCGCTGGCGGCCGCGCTGGGTGACCCCAAATTCAGCCATTTCCGACTTACCTTCAGCCAGGCGTTCAATTCGGTCGGCACCTTCATCGGGCCGTATATCGGCGCGGTGCTGTTCCTCGACGGACTCGAGGTCAAGGAGGGCGTCGCCGTCACCGACGCGGTGCGGGCCAGCGCATTGATCGGCATCGACCGAGCCTATTTCTGGCTCGCCGGGCTGATCGCCGTGCTGCTGGTCTTCTTCGTGTTCGCGCGGCGCACCGTCGAGGCCGCCGCCCCTGCTACCGCGCCGCACGCATCGGGCATCGCCGAAACGCTCAGGGAAGCGCTCTCCTCGCGCTGGGCGGTTCTGGGCGGCGCCGCGATCTTCCTCTATGTCGGCGCCGAAGTCGCGATCGGTACCCAGATGGCGCTGTTCCTTAATTCGAACGCGGTGTGGGGACTGTCCGACGCGCCCGCCGCCGTCGGGCCGCTCGCGCGTTTCATGGCGCTCGACAGCGATCCCGGCGTGTCGCTGCAGGAAGCGGCCAAGGCGGTCTCGCTCTATTGGGGCGGCGCAATGGTGGGACGGATCATCGGATCGGCGCTGCTTGCCCGCGTCAACGCCAGCGTGCTGCTGGCGATCTTCACCGCCGCGGCCGCGGCGATGTGCGGCTATGTCTTCGCGATCGGCGGGGTCGGTGCCGGCTATGTCGCGCTGTCGATCGGGCTATTCAACTCGATCATGTTCCCGACCATCTTTACGCTGACGCTTGAACGCTCGACCGCCAGCCAGGAGGCGACGTCGGGATTCCTGTGCACCGCGATCGTCGGCGGCGCGTTCATCCCGCCGCTGGTCGGCAGCGTGTCGCAGGCGACCGGCTATGCCGCTGCGTTCGTGGTGCCGATGCTGTGCTATCTCGCGTTGTGCGGCTTCGCGCTGCTGTCGCGCGGGGCGGGCGTAGTGCTGCGCGACGAACCCGCCGCCGCGAGCATCCATTGA
- a CDS encoding ROK family protein, with product MTVTDSIPSAADRYRNNGTGLIAGVELGGTKCVCVLATIEGESIEQVTVPTSSPEATLAAIDAVLDRWWRATGFDAMGIASFGPLDLDPRSATYGYVTATSKPNWSHSDVGMRLSRRFGVPMAFDTDVNGAAIAERTWGAARGIDDFAYITLGTGVGVGLIVHGKPTRGFGHCELGHIRVPRLAGDDWPGSCPFHAACVEGLASGTAIKARLGSEHVGSIAQDAPIWDSVVDALAQLCQVLAMGVGACRILIGGGVANGQPHLLPRIEARMRDNIAGYVNVPAGPYVVAPELGGQAGPLGPIAMAIALLETNAVAE from the coding sequence ATGACTGTAACCGATTCCATACCGTCCGCCGCCGATCGTTATCGCAACAATGGAACCGGTTTAATCGCCGGCGTGGAGCTCGGCGGAACTAAATGCGTATGCGTGCTTGCGACCATCGAAGGAGAAAGCATCGAGCAGGTCACGGTGCCGACGAGTTCGCCCGAAGCAACGCTGGCGGCGATCGACGCGGTGCTCGACCGATGGTGGAGGGCGACCGGGTTCGATGCGATGGGCATCGCTTCGTTCGGGCCGCTCGACCTCGATCCCCGGTCGGCGACCTATGGCTATGTCACTGCGACATCGAAGCCGAACTGGTCGCATAGCGATGTCGGGATGCGGCTGTCGCGGCGCTTCGGCGTGCCGATGGCGTTCGACACCGACGTCAACGGTGCTGCGATCGCCGAGCGGACATGGGGCGCAGCGCGGGGGATCGACGACTTCGCCTATATCACGCTGGGGACCGGCGTCGGCGTCGGGTTGATCGTGCACGGCAAGCCGACGCGCGGCTTCGGACATTGCGAGCTTGGCCACATCCGTGTGCCGCGCCTGGCGGGCGATGACTGGCCGGGAAGCTGTCCTTTCCACGCCGCGTGTGTCGAAGGGCTGGCTTCTGGCACCGCGATCAAGGCCCGATTGGGCAGCGAGCATGTCGGTTCGATCGCCCAAGACGCGCCGATCTGGGACAGCGTGGTCGATGCCCTGGCGCAGCTTTGCCAGGTGCTGGCCATGGGAGTGGGCGCCTGCCGCATCCTGATCGGCGGTGGGGTCGCCAATGGGCAGCCGCACCTGCTGCCACGCATCGAGGCCCGGATGCGCGACAATATTGCGGGCTACGTCAATGTTCCGGCGGGACCATATGTAGTGGCGCCGGAACTGGGCGGGCAAGCCGGACCGCTGGGACCGATAGCGATGGCGATCGCACTGCTTGAAACGAACGCTGTTGCCGAATGA
- a CDS encoding glycoside hydrolase family 26 protein yields the protein MSKFPLLVACASLAGCAALPPVATARSSPDPVDRQATVETRALLHSMAALAPTATMFGHQNTLAYGYRWRGEPDRSDVKDVAGCFPAVYGWDLMDIFARNGAMQVDPAGAQRLRDYIRQGFARGGVITLSWHQGNPANDGDAWNVDLPAVARILPGGDLHSKYMARLDVAADFIAGLEAADGTPIPVVFRPYHEHTGSWFWWGRDHATPAEFKGLWRMTVEHLRDRRGLRNVLYSYSTDVFDSEAEYLERYPGDDVIDVLGFDDYHSIKSAETTDVFRNRLRLLVGMARERGKIAALTETGLEAIPDPDWWTSVLLAGINADAETRGIAWALVWRNATVAVEGREHFYAPYPGQASAADFKTFADDPSILLECELPDLYARGNQ from the coding sequence ATGTCGAAGTTCCCGCTGTTGGTGGCCTGCGCCAGCCTGGCAGGATGCGCTGCCCTGCCGCCGGTCGCTACGGCTCGGTCCAGCCCCGATCCGGTGGACCGGCAGGCGACGGTGGAGACCAGGGCGCTGCTGCATTCGATGGCGGCGCTAGCCCCGACCGCGACGATGTTCGGCCATCAGAACACGCTGGCCTATGGCTATCGCTGGCGCGGCGAACCCGACCGCTCCGACGTCAAGGACGTCGCGGGGTGTTTCCCGGCCGTCTATGGCTGGGACCTGATGGACATTTTCGCTCGCAACGGCGCGATGCAGGTCGATCCGGCCGGAGCGCAGCGGCTTCGCGACTATATCCGCCAGGGCTTCGCGCGCGGCGGCGTGATCACCTTGTCATGGCATCAGGGCAATCCCGCCAATGACGGCGATGCGTGGAATGTCGATCTGCCCGCGGTTGCGCGCATCCTGCCTGGCGGCGATCTCCACTCCAAATACATGGCGCGGCTGGACGTCGCCGCAGATTTCATCGCCGGTCTCGAGGCTGCGGACGGCACGCCGATTCCGGTAGTGTTTCGTCCGTATCACGAACATACCGGAAGCTGGTTCTGGTGGGGCAGGGACCACGCCACTCCCGCCGAGTTCAAGGGGCTGTGGCGAATGACGGTCGAGCATCTGCGGGACCGGCGGGGACTGCGCAACGTCCTCTACTCCTATTCGACCGACGTGTTCGACAGCGAGGCCGAATATCTCGAGCGTTATCCCGGCGACGACGTCATCGACGTACTGGGGTTCGACGATTATCACAGCATCAAATCGGCAGAGACGACGGACGTGTTCCGCAACCGCCTGCGCCTGCTGGTCGGCATGGCGCGCGAGCGCGGCAAGATCGCCGCGCTGACCGAGACCGGGCTGGAGGCGATCCCCGATCCCGACTGGTGGACCAGCGTGCTGCTCGCCGGGATCAACGCCGATGCCGAGACGCGCGGCATCGCCTGGGCGCTGGTGTGGCGCAACGCCACCGTCGCAGTCGAGGGCAGGGAGCACTTCTACGCGCCATACCCCGGCCAAGCGAGCGCCGCCGACTTCAAGACGTTTGCCGACGACCCTTCGATCCTGCTCGAATGCGAGCTTCCCGACCTTTATGCTCGGGGAAATCAGTAA